The genomic DNA TGGCCTTCGGCGACACGTCGGGCGGCTTCCGCAAGCTGATCCAGATCGTCTTCGGCCTGTCCATCGCGTTCGCCGCGTCGTCGTTCTTCCTGTCCTTCTTCAGCTTCTCCGGCGGGGCGGTCGTATGAGTGCCGCCAACGAAGGTGCGCCGGGTTTCGCACCCGGTTTCGAGATTCCGCTGCATCGCTCGCTGACCGAGCCGATCCTGCTGGGCGGCGCGCCGCGCACCCTGGCGATCGCCAACGGCACGCTGGCCGCCGCCGTCGGGCTGGGCCTGCAACTGTGGATTCCCGGCGTGGTGCTCTGGATCGTCGGCCATTCGCTGGCGGTCTGGGGCGCTCGCGTCGATCCGCAGTTCATGCAGGTCTTCGCTCGGCACATCAAGCACAAGCCGCTGCTGGACGCATAGGGAGAAGCCGACATGCTGAACCTTGCCGAATACCGCCAGCGGCCCGCGCTGCTGGCCGACTGGCTGCCCTGGGCCGGGCTGATCGGGCCGGGCGTCGTCTTGAACAAGGATGGTTCGTTCCAGCGCACAGCACGTTTTCGCGGGCCGGATATGGACAGCGCCACGCAAGGCGAGCTGATCGCCACGTCGGCGCGCTTGAACAACGCACTGCGCCGCCTCGGATCGGGCTGGGCCTTATTCATTGAAGCCGAGCGCCGCGCTGCGGCGGGCTATCCGCGTTCCGACTTCCCCGAACCGCTGTCCTGGCTGGTGGAGGAAGAACGCCGCGCGGCTTTCGAGGAATCGGGCCATCACTATGAAAGTGCCTACCACCTGACGCTGGCCTACCTGCCGCCGGAAGAATCCCGCGCCCGAGCCGCCAAGATGCTCTATGAAAACGCGCCGGGCGATGGCGTGGACTGGCAGGGTCGGCTGGAAGCCTTCGTGGCTGAAACGGATCGCGTCTTCGACCTGCTCGACGGCGTGATGCCGGAAATTGCCTGGCTGGATGACGCGCAGACGCTGACCTACCTGCACGCCACGGTGTCCACGCGGCGCTACCGCGTCGGCGTGCCCGACGTGCCGTTCCACATCGACGCACTGTTGGCCGATGCCGCCCTGGTCGGTGGCCTCGCGCCCATGCTGGGCGACCAGCACTTGCGGGTGGTGTCGGTACGGGGCTTCCCGACCTCGACCTGGCCGGGGATTCTGGACGACCTCAATCGCCTGGGCTTCGGCTACCGCTGGAGCACGCGCTTTGTCTGCATGGACAAAGCCGAGGCGGAAAAGGAACTGGGCCGCCTGCGCCGCCAGTGGTTCGCCAAGCGCAAGAACGTCGTCGCGCTGCTGCGCGAAACCATCTTCCAGCAGGAAAGCCCGCTGGTCGATACCGACGCCAACAACAAGGCCGCCGACGCCGATGCTGCCTTGCAGGAGCTGGGCAGCGATCAAGTCGCCTTTGGCTACCTGACGGCCACCGTGACGGTGCTCGACACCGACCCAGCGGTGGCCGACGAGAAACTGCGCATGGTGGAGCGCGTCATCCAGGGCCGAGGCTTCGTCACCATCCCCGAAGCCCTCAATGCGGTGGATGCCTGGCTGTCGTCCATTCCCGGCAATGCCTATGCCAATGTGCGTCAGCCCATCGTCTCGACGCTGAACCTGGCACACATGATGCCGTTGTCCGCTGTGTGGGCCGGGCCGGAGAAGAACGCGCATCTGGATGGCCCACCGCTGATCGTCACCCGCACCGACGGCGCGACGCCGTTCCGGCTGGTGACGCACATCGGCGACGTGGGCCACACGCTGGTCGCCGGGCCAACCGGCATGGGCAAGTCGGTGTTGCTCGCCACACTGGCGATGCAGTTTCGCCGCTATCCCGGCTCGCGGATCTTCGCCTTCGATATGGGGCGCTCCATGCGCGCCACCATCCTGGGGCTGGGCGGCGAGCACTACGACCTGGGCAACGACGGGGCGATTGCTTTCCAGCCATTGGCCCGCATCGACCAGGAGGGCTACCGCACCTGGGCCGCAGAGTGGGTGGAAGGCCGCCTGCTGCATGAAGGTGTGGACATCGGCCCGGACGAGAAGGCAGCGATCTGGTCGGCACTGGGCAGCCTCGCCGGTGCGCCGGTGGAGCAACGCACGCTGACGGGCCTGTCGGTGCTGCTGCAATCGAACGCACTGCGCCAGGCGCTCGCACCCTATGTGCTGGGCGGCGCGCACGGCAAGCTGCTGGACGCAGACTCGGATCGTCTTGGCTCAGGCTCTGTGCAGTGCTTCGAGATGGAAGAACTGATGCACAGCAAGGCGGCAGTGCTGGCCGTGCTGGGCTACCTGTTCGCCCGCTTCGATGAACGCTTCGACGGCGCGCCCACGCTGCTGATCCTCGATGAAGCCTGGCTGTTCCTCGATGACCCGGTGTTCGCCGCCCGCATCCGGCAATGGCTCAAGACACTGCGCAAGAAGAACGTCAGCGTCATCTTCGCCACGCAGTCGCTGGCCGACATCAAGGATTCGAGCATTGCTCCGGCGGTAATCGAAAGCTGTGCCAGTCGGATTTTTCTCCCTAACCCACAGGCGACCGAGCCGCAGATCCGCACGATCTACGAAGGCTTCGGGCTGAACGCGCGCCAGATCGAGATCGTGGCGACCGCGCAGCCCAAGCGTGACTACTACTACCAATCTCGCCTGGGCAATCGCCTGTTCGACCTCGACCTGGGGCCAGCCACGCTGGCCTTTGCCGGGGCTTCCACTCCGCAAGACCAACGCGACATGGATCGCGTGCTGTTGAACGCCGGCACACCGGGGTTTGCCGGTGCCTGGTTGCGTCATCGCAGCCTCGATTGGGCTGCCGACCTGTTGCCTTCTTTCCCCGGTTTTTCACCGGCCGCGGCGTCCTTCCTCGCATCTGATCCCCTGGAGGTTTCACCATGAAGACCAAGCCCCGTTTGCTGTCCGCCTCGCTCGCCGCCGTGCTGTCGGTGTCGCTTCTGGCCGTTCCGCCCGCATCCGCGTTGACAGTGTTCGATCCGTCCAACTTCGTGCAGAACACGCTGACCGCCGTGCGCACGCTGGAGCAGATCAACAACCAGATCAACCAGCTTCAGAACGAAGCGCAGATGCTGATGAACCAGGCGCGCAATCTGGCGAATCTGGACTTCAATATCGTCAATCGCCTGCGTTCGACGCTGGCGACCACCGAACGCCTGATCGCCGAGGCGCGCGGCCTGGCCTACGACGTGCAGAGCATGGATGCCACCTTCGCCCGGCTGTACCCGGAGCAGTATGCCGCGACCGTCAGCGGCGACCAGATGCTGCGCGATGCGCAGGAGCGCTGGAAGAACACGCTGAACGGCCTGCACACCGCGATGCGGATGCAGGCGCAGGTGTCGCAGAACCTGGCGCAAGACGAAAGTGCGCTGTCCGACCTAGTCAGCCAGAGTCAGTCAGCCACCGGCGCGCTGCAAGCCATGCAGGCGACCAACCAGCTTCTGGCCTTGCAGGCCAAGCAGTCCATCCAGGCGCAGCAGCTCCAGATCACGCAAGAGCGCGCCGCCGCGCTAGAACTGGCACGCCAGGCGGCGGCTGTCGAACGTGGCCGTGAAGTGACGCGCCGCTTCCTGGGGGATGGCACGCCCTACACGCCGCAGCGCGTGGATTTCTACGGCAACTGACGGGAGACGGCCATGCGATGCGTTTCCTTGCTGCTACCTGTGCTGCTGGTCGCTTGCAGCCAGCAGCCGACCGAAGACCTGGCCGCTGCCCTGGCCGCCGATCCCGTGCGGCTCAAGGCTTTGCGTGCACAGTGTGCCGCCGACAGGACGACGGCAGGCGAAGACGCCTGCCTGGCCGCTGCCGATGCTTTCCGGCGGCGCTTCTTCGCCGGTGAAACCGAGCCTGACGAGTTCCGCACGCTGGCCGAGTTGCCGCCGATCCCGCCGAGCTTCGACACACCCGCCAGTGACCAGGACGCCATGCCCTTCGAGGGGGAGGTGCCATGAATGAC from Orrella dioscoreae includes the following:
- a CDS encoding VirB3 family type IV secretion system protein; translated protein: MSAANEGAPGFAPGFEIPLHRSLTEPILLGGAPRTLAIANGTLAAAVGLGLQLWIPGVVLWIVGHSLAVWGARVDPQFMQVFARHIKHKPLLDA
- the trbE gene encoding conjugal transfer protein TrbE, with translation MLNLAEYRQRPALLADWLPWAGLIGPGVVLNKDGSFQRTARFRGPDMDSATQGELIATSARLNNALRRLGSGWALFIEAERRAAAGYPRSDFPEPLSWLVEEERRAAFEESGHHYESAYHLTLAYLPPEESRARAAKMLYENAPGDGVDWQGRLEAFVAETDRVFDLLDGVMPEIAWLDDAQTLTYLHATVSTRRYRVGVPDVPFHIDALLADAALVGGLAPMLGDQHLRVVSVRGFPTSTWPGILDDLNRLGFGYRWSTRFVCMDKAEAEKELGRLRRQWFAKRKNVVALLRETIFQQESPLVDTDANNKAADADAALQELGSDQVAFGYLTATVTVLDTDPAVADEKLRMVERVIQGRGFVTIPEALNAVDAWLSSIPGNAYANVRQPIVSTLNLAHMMPLSAVWAGPEKNAHLDGPPLIVTRTDGATPFRLVTHIGDVGHTLVAGPTGMGKSVLLATLAMQFRRYPGSRIFAFDMGRSMRATILGLGGEHYDLGNDGAIAFQPLARIDQEGYRTWAAEWVEGRLLHEGVDIGPDEKAAIWSALGSLAGAPVEQRTLTGLSVLLQSNALRQALAPYVLGGAHGKLLDADSDRLGSGSVQCFEMEELMHSKAAVLAVLGYLFARFDERFDGAPTLLILDEAWLFLDDPVFAARIRQWLKTLRKKNVSVIFATQSLADIKDSSIAPAVIESCASRIFLPNPQATEPQIRTIYEGFGLNARQIEIVATAQPKRDYYYQSRLGNRLFDLDLGPATLAFAGASTPQDQRDMDRVLLNAGTPGFAGAWLRHRSLDWAADLLPSFPGFSPAAASFLASDPLEVSP
- the trbJ gene encoding P-type conjugative transfer protein TrbJ produces the protein MKTKPRLLSASLAAVLSVSLLAVPPASALTVFDPSNFVQNTLTAVRTLEQINNQINQLQNEAQMLMNQARNLANLDFNIVNRLRSTLATTERLIAEARGLAYDVQSMDATFARLYPEQYAATVSGDQMLRDAQERWKNTLNGLHTAMRMQAQVSQNLAQDESALSDLVSQSQSATGALQAMQATNQLLALQAKQSIQAQQLQITQERAAALELARQAAAVERGREVTRRFLGDGTPYTPQRVDFYGN